A single genomic interval of Crocosphaera sp. UHCC 0190 harbors:
- a CDS encoding YebC/PmpR family DNA-binding transcriptional regulator — translation MAGHSKWANIKRQKERVDAKKGKTFAQLSRGIIVAARHGIPDPTGNFQLRTAIEKAKAAGIPNDNIERAIAKGAGTYENDDTIYEEIRYEGYGSGGVAILIEAFTDNRNRTAADLRSAFNKNGGNLGETGCVSWMFDQKGVVRLEGKINEESLLEASLEGEADSYELFADEEEIGAEVFTSVSNLDILTQSLKDKNFNVTEAELRWIPNNNIEINDPDQAKFLLRLMDALESLDDVQNVTANFEIAEELILV, via the coding sequence ATGGCAGGACATAGTAAGTGGGCTAATATTAAACGCCAAAAAGAAAGAGTAGACGCGAAAAAAGGCAAAACTTTCGCTCAATTATCCCGTGGCATTATTGTTGCCGCCAGACATGGAATTCCTGACCCCACAGGCAACTTTCAACTACGCACTGCCATAGAAAAAGCCAAAGCTGCTGGTATTCCCAATGATAATATTGAACGGGCGATTGCTAAAGGGGCAGGAACCTATGAAAATGATGATACTATCTATGAAGAAATCCGCTATGAAGGCTATGGCTCAGGGGGAGTTGCTATTCTGATAGAAGCCTTTACTGACAATAGAAATCGCACTGCTGCAGACTTACGTTCAGCCTTTAATAAAAATGGGGGAAATTTAGGAGAAACGGGTTGTGTGAGTTGGATGTTTGACCAAAAAGGGGTGGTAAGATTAGAAGGCAAAATTAATGAAGAGTCCCTATTAGAAGCTTCCCTGGAAGGGGAAGCAGACAGTTATGAATTATTTGCAGATGAGGAAGAGATAGGAGCAGAAGTGTTTACGTCTGTATCAAATTTAGATATATTAACCCAGAGTTTAAAAGACAAGAATTTTAACGTAACAGAAGCAGAATTACGATGGATTCCTAATAATAATATAGAAATAAATGATCCAGATCAAGCAAAATTTTTACTCCGGTTAATGGATGCTTTAGAATCTTTAGATGATGTGCAGAATGTGACAGCAAATTTTGAGATAGCAGAAGAATTAATATTAGTCTAA
- a CDS encoding DNA phosphorothioation system restriction enzyme, producing MDEYNLINLTIDWDKLVKEYEKRSRHYRVAEKSSFYQVSPSGIPKIPASMQLRDYQKEAVINWFKNKGRGTLKMATGSGKTITALAITTELYEKIGLQVLLVVCPYRHLVIQWERECQKFNLKPILAFENVHNWQSKLSVELYNIQTQNKLFLTIITTNSTLINQGFQSQVKFFPDKTLIVGDEAHHLGSPRFEISLPRNIGLRLALSATPERYFDEEGTDALLNYFGDVIKPEFTLSDAIKKKALVSYLYYPIFVELTESEAFTYAKLTQRIGWALGKNDSMRNNENLTALLMQRSRLIGTAENKLTALRDLMQTRRETKHTLFYCGDGYLDNGTLNYQRQIEAVTRILGVELGYRVNTYTAETPLEEREKIRQQFERGDLQGLVAIRCLDEGVDIPEIQQAVILASTGNPHQFIQRRGRVLRPHPNKKQAIIYDMIVMPPNLDRQTWEVERNLLRKELKRFMEFAKTAQNSAEASQKLMVIQEQYQL from the coding sequence ATGGACGAATATAACCTAATAAATTTAACGATTGATTGGGATAAATTAGTTAAAGAATATGAAAAGCGATCGCGTCATTATCGAGTTGCGGAGAAAAGCAGTTTTTATCAAGTTTCTCCTAGTGGAATTCCTAAAATTCCAGCATCAATGCAATTAAGAGACTATCAAAAAGAAGCCGTCATTAATTGGTTTAAAAATAAGGGAAGGGGAACGCTAAAAATGGCAACAGGAAGTGGTAAAACTATTACTGCTTTAGCCATTACCACCGAATTATATGAAAAAATTGGACTACAAGTTTTATTAGTGGTTTGTCCCTATCGTCATTTAGTCATTCAGTGGGAAAGGGAATGTCAGAAATTCAATCTTAAGCCAATTTTAGCCTTTGAAAATGTTCATAATTGGCAAAGTAAACTGTCAGTAGAATTATATAATATTCAAACTCAAAATAAATTATTTTTAACAATTATAACCACTAATTCTACTTTGATTAATCAAGGTTTTCAATCTCAAGTAAAATTTTTTCCCGATAAAACCTTAATTGTTGGTGATGAAGCTCATCATTTAGGTTCCCCTCGTTTTGAAATAAGTTTACCTCGAAATATTGGCTTAAGATTAGCTTTATCTGCTACTCCAGAAAGATACTTTGATGAAGAAGGAACCGATGCTTTATTAAATTACTTTGGAGACGTTATTAAACCGGAATTTACTCTGTCAGATGCCATTAAAAAGAAAGCCCTAGTCTCTTATTTATATTATCCCATCTTTGTAGAATTAACAGAATCAGAAGCCTTTACCTATGCGAAATTGACCCAAAGAATTGGTTGGGCATTAGGAAAAAATGATAGTATGAGAAACAATGAAAATTTAACTGCACTTTTAATGCAGCGATCGCGGTTAATTGGGACAGCAGAAAATAAATTAACCGCCCTACGAGACTTGATGCAAACTCGCAGAGAAACCAAACATACACTTTTTTATTGTGGGGATGGTTATTTAGACAATGGAACCCTTAATTATCAAAGACAAATTGAAGCCGTTACCCGAATTTTAGGTGTAGAATTAGGCTATCGTGTCAATACTTATACCGCAGAAACACCATTAGAAGAACGGGAAAAAATTCGCCAACAATTTGAGAGAGGAGACTTACAAGGGTTAGTAGCAATTCGTTGTTTAGATGAAGGGGTAGACATTCCAGAAATCCAACAAGCCGTGATTTTAGCTAGTACGGGAAACCCCCACCAATTTATACAGCGAAGAGGCCGAGTTTTACGACCCCATCCTAATAAAAAACAAGCCATTATTTATGATATGATAGTTATGCCACCCAATTTAGATCGTCAAACCTGGGAAGTAGAGCGAAACCTATTACGAAAAGAATTAAAACGGTTTATGGAATTTGCTAAAACAGCCCAAAATTCCGCAGAAGCCAGCCAAAAGTTAATGGTGATTCAAGAGCAATATCAACTCTAA
- a CDS encoding phage holin family protein, translating into MDLLIAWLVTAISLLIIAQLPIGVEVDDFWKALVAAIVFGILNALVKPVLVFLTIPLTIITLGLFLFVINAIVFGLAAALVQGFRLRYGFWSAMFGSVFLSIVNGLLMRVVGGVN; encoded by the coding sequence ATGGATTTATTAATTGCTTGGCTCGTCACTGCTATCAGTTTATTAATTATTGCTCAATTACCCATTGGCGTTGAAGTGGATGATTTTTGGAAAGCATTAGTTGCAGCGATTGTTTTTGGAATTTTAAACGCTTTAGTTAAACCAGTTTTAGTGTTTTTAACCATTCCCTTAACCATTATAACATTAGGGTTATTTTTATTTGTTATTAATGCCATTGTCTTTGGTTTAGCTGCTGCTTTAGTGCAAGGTTTTCGCTTACGCTATGGTTTTTGGAGTGCTATGTTTGGCTCAGTTTTTCTGAGTATTGTCAATGGTTTATTAATGAGGGTTGTGGGAGGGGTAAATTAA
- a CDS encoding glutamate-5-semialdehyde dehydrogenase: MVVTPSQSLSLTEIAQKTREAARQLGLLSTSDRNQAIEAIAQALESNYQEIIQANETDCQAAETAGIPKPLYNRLKLGKTKLNATIKGVRDVIKLTDPLGSISLHRELDEGLILKRISCPLGVLGIIFEARPEALIQITSLAIKSGNGVILKGGKEAINSCQTLVKVIREALSNTKINPDAVQLLTTREEIHSLLKLDDYVDLIIPRGSNEFVEFIQENTNIPVLGHADGICHLYIDKKAELEKAISITVDSKTQYPAACNAIETLLVHQDIAPEFLPQIAKALATHQVELRGDQLTLKYLNITPATEEDWKTEYSDLILSIKIVDSLEKAINHINIYGSKHTDAIVTEDSNNAQIFMNQIDAAGVYHNCSTRFADGFRYGFGAEVGISTQKMPPRGPVGLEGLVTYKYKITGNGHIAATYSGENAKSFTHKDLPL, translated from the coding sequence ATGGTAGTCACTCCTTCTCAATCATTATCTTTAACAGAAATTGCTCAAAAAACCCGTGAAGCTGCCCGTCAATTGGGCCTACTTTCAACAAGCGATCGCAACCAAGCCATAGAAGCGATCGCCCAAGCTTTAGAAAGCAATTATCAGGAAATTATTCAAGCCAATGAAACTGACTGTCAAGCCGCAGAAACCGCCGGGATTCCTAAACCTTTGTATAACCGTTTAAAACTCGGTAAAACTAAACTAAACGCCACGATAAAAGGGGTTAGAGATGTTATCAAATTAACTGATCCTCTGGGTAGTATTTCCCTGCACAGAGAATTAGATGAGGGTTTGATTTTAAAACGGATAAGCTGCCCTTTAGGAGTCTTAGGAATTATTTTTGAAGCCCGTCCCGAAGCTTTAATTCAGATTACCAGTTTAGCGATAAAATCGGGGAACGGGGTCATATTAAAAGGCGGTAAAGAGGCAATTAATTCTTGTCAAACTTTAGTTAAGGTGATTCGAGAAGCTTTAAGTAATACTAAAATTAATCCTGATGCAGTACAATTATTAACCACCCGTGAAGAAATTCATAGCCTTTTAAAATTAGATGATTATGTAGATCTAATTATCCCCAGAGGATCAAATGAATTTGTTGAATTTATTCAAGAAAATACTAATATTCCCGTGTTAGGTCATGCGGATGGAATTTGTCACTTATATATCGATAAAAAAGCCGAATTAGAAAAGGCAATTTCTATCACAGTTGATTCTAAAACTCAATATCCTGCTGCTTGTAATGCTATAGAAACCCTATTAGTGCATCAAGATATTGCCCCAGAATTTTTACCACAAATAGCCAAAGCTTTGGCAACCCACCAAGTCGAATTAAGAGGAGATCAACTCACTCTAAAATATCTTAATATTACACCCGCAACGGAAGAAGACTGGAAAACAGAGTATAGTGATTTAATCTTATCAATTAAGATAGTAGACTCCTTAGAAAAAGCTATTAATCACATCAATATTTATGGTTCAAAACATACCGATGCTATTGTGACTGAAGATAGTAATAATGCTCAAATATTCATGAACCAAATTGATGCTGCGGGAGTCTATCATAACTGTTCAACCCGTTTTGCTGATGGGTTTCGTTATGGGTTTGGGGCCGAGGTAGGAATTAGTACCCAAAAAATGCCCCCAAGAGGCCCTGTCGGATTAGAAGGGTTGGTGACTTATAAGTATAAAATAACAGGAAATGGTCACATTGCAGCCACTTATTCCGGTGAAAATGCCAAATCCTTTACTCATAAAGATTTACCATTATAA
- a CDS encoding sigma 54-interacting transcriptional regulator yields MAASDLITWLKERTTLALLSTEVLEAIALQMKLITIEASQTLAVEGTSPEGLYILKSGRIQSYGKVRPEVGLLPGKVINLRALILEQSASETLKTLTECELWWIATPDFKSLLEQYPDITQAFSQQLAKEVEQLSAALSFEQERQTILRPYLVPKVKRGVIGKSRYAVKLRSQIQCMADNRQPVLIFGEAGLQKDNLAALIHFSSPFRREPIIQVNCSQLQGRGAELFGRTGGKLSLLEALGEGTIILTNLQELTPELLKSIAELLSTGTYQPVSRQGEAQGTRKTSQARIIIISEKKLPSIDGLVKNIIKVPPLRVRKTDIEDSVNYYISLICRGRGIAKVSLSDEALRRLQAYDFPNNLRELENLIQRAIVQLQGYPEITEEIIWPSQSKKQQFRFNLLNAYPSLRHFLRSEWYPERLNYGFTLTVFAAVNIILFVGPQTREQNFALNLFWAWWWPLVLIGFPFVGRLWCAVCPFMIYGEVTQKISLWLFPRQLQKWPRQAAEKSGGWFLWGLFTLILLWEELWDLKNTAYLSSCLLLLITAGAMICSTIFERRFWCRYLCPIGGMNGLFAKLSMTELRAQQGTCSAECSTYQCYKGGPQKGEGLETEGCPLYSHPAQLVENRDCVLCMTCLKACPHRSVELNLRPPGIELWTTHVPRTHEVALLFLLLDAIFLHRLPQVQAQLGISGDLNRFGIHLAMAVLALSLPVLFPVIIHQMMRVFVKFQSNLKIRSFKELAYGYLPLVLAGNLAYYLQMGLGEAGRILPLTLANFGFSGEGLPIFVAHPAVIAFLQSTLLIFGVLLSIVLTQKIAKLPFRYLLFQHLCTAIFAFCLGKIILT; encoded by the coding sequence ATGGCTGCTTCCGATTTGATTACCTGGCTAAAAGAACGCACCACCCTGGCTTTATTGAGTACAGAGGTGCTAGAGGCGATCGCGCTTCAGATGAAATTAATTACCATTGAAGCTTCACAAACCCTAGCGGTAGAAGGAACTTCCCCCGAAGGACTATATATTCTCAAATCTGGACGGATTCAAAGTTACGGCAAAGTCAGACCAGAGGTTGGCTTACTCCCAGGGAAAGTGATTAACTTGAGAGCCTTAATTTTAGAGCAATCCGCATCAGAAACCCTCAAAACACTGACTGAGTGCGAATTATGGTGGATTGCCACCCCCGATTTTAAATCATTGCTGGAGCAATATCCAGACATCACTCAAGCTTTCTCCCAACAATTGGCGAAAGAGGTAGAACAATTGTCTGCTGCCTTGAGTTTTGAACAGGAACGACAGACCATTTTACGTCCCTATTTAGTCCCCAAAGTGAAGCGGGGGGTGATTGGCAAAAGTCGCTATGCTGTTAAATTGCGCTCCCAGATTCAATGTATGGCAGATAATCGCCAACCTGTGTTGATTTTTGGCGAAGCGGGCTTACAAAAAGACAATCTGGCGGCCTTAATCCATTTTAGTTCCCCTTTCCGTCGAGAGCCAATTATCCAAGTCAATTGTTCCCAATTGCAAGGGCGTGGTGCCGAGCTATTCGGACGAACAGGAGGAAAATTAAGCTTGCTCGAAGCATTAGGGGAAGGAACGATTATTTTAACCAATCTTCAAGAACTGACACCAGAATTATTAAAATCCATTGCCGAATTACTCTCCACGGGAACCTATCAACCTGTCAGCCGCCAAGGAGAGGCTCAAGGGACTCGCAAAACGAGTCAGGCGCGAATCATCATCATTTCTGAGAAAAAGCTCCCCAGCATTGATGGACTGGTGAAAAATATTATTAAAGTTCCCCCCCTGCGAGTCCGCAAAACCGACATCGAGGACTCAGTTAATTACTACATTAGTTTAATTTGTCGGGGGAGGGGCATTGCCAAAGTAAGTCTGAGTGATGAAGCATTACGGAGGCTGCAAGCTTATGATTTTCCCAATAACTTAAGAGAACTCGAAAATCTCATTCAACGGGCGATTGTACAGTTACAAGGGTATCCAGAGATTACCGAAGAAATTATCTGGCCATCCCAAAGCAAAAAACAGCAATTTCGCTTCAATCTTCTCAATGCCTATCCTAGTTTGCGTCACTTTTTGCGGAGTGAATGGTATCCTGAACGCCTAAATTATGGTTTTACCCTGACTGTCTTTGCTGCGGTCAATATTATCCTCTTTGTCGGGCCGCAAACGCGAGAGCAAAACTTTGCTTTAAATCTTTTTTGGGCCTGGTGGTGGCCCCTGGTATTAATTGGATTTCCCTTTGTGGGACGGCTTTGGTGTGCTGTTTGTCCCTTTATGATTTATGGAGAAGTTACTCAAAAAATCTCCCTTTGGTTATTTCCGCGACAACTCCAAAAATGGCCCCGTCAAGCGGCTGAAAAATCCGGTGGTTGGTTTTTATGGGGTTTATTTACCTTAATTCTCTTGTGGGAAGAACTCTGGGATTTAAAAAATACCGCCTATCTTTCTTCTTGTTTGTTGCTTTTGATTACCGCAGGAGCGATGATTTGTTCAACTATTTTTGAACGCCGCTTTTGGTGTCGTTATTTATGCCCGATTGGTGGCATGAATGGACTGTTTGCCAAACTGTCAATGACAGAATTACGAGCGCAACAGGGAACTTGTTCTGCCGAGTGTAGCACCTATCAATGTTATAAAGGCGGCCCGCAAAAAGGAGAAGGCTTAGAAACGGAGGGTTGCCCCTTATATTCCCATCCGGCCCAACTTGTAGAAAATCGAGATTGTGTGTTATGTATGACCTGTTTAAAAGCCTGTCCTCATCGTTCTGTGGAGTTGAATTTACGCCCTCCTGGAATTGAATTATGGACAACCCATGTTCCTCGAACTCATGAAGTTGCTTTGCTGTTTCTTTTATTAGATGCTATTTTTTTACATCGTTTACCCCAGGTGCAAGCTCAATTGGGAATTTCTGGGGATTTAAATCGATTTGGGATACATTTGGCCATGGCGGTTCTGGCCTTGAGTCTGCCTGTCCTATTCCCTGTAATAATCCATCAAATGATGAGAGTTTTCGTGAAGTTTCAATCAAACCTCAAAATTCGCTCTTTTAAGGAATTAGCCTATGGCTATTTGCCCTTAGTCTTAGCGGGAAATTTGGCTTATTATTTACAAATGGGACTAGGGGAAGCGGGCAGAATTTTACCCTTAACCTTAGCTAACTTTGGGTTTTCAGGAGAAGGGTTGCCTATTTTTGTTGCCCATCCTGCGGTAATTGCTTTCTTACAATCCACCCTTTTAATTTTTGGTGTGCTTTTGTCGATTGTTTTGACGCAAAAAATCGCTAAACTGCCTTTTCGATACTTACTTTTTCAACATTTATGTACGGCAATTTTTGCATTTTGTTTAGGGAAAATCATTCTTACTTAA
- a CDS encoding class I SAM-dependent methyltransferase has product MEIAATTIDKVLTDLAAQPNPRWTNLDLDKQRKQIQAELNSCGPKDGMMRVMTRMPFQEAPDLGNIDWESELATFQPIEYPQYYCQPFHSVLGGWLSEIAAVGNRVAMEAVLENAHPQKSLGVREEIAQLFPENARHILDLGAGVSDDGAAIARRLPNATVTAWEVSPFMIIVGRLQQKDIPNLHWKHGLVEKTDLPDNSVDGINMTYLLHECPDEIKQLILAECWRILSPGGLLVVTDSLPGDLYSYRGFFEPYKEQWLKIDPDKLLQETGFINIKAYQFAYSTWTRVGSKPI; this is encoded by the coding sequence ATGGAAATTGCAGCAACTACTATTGATAAAGTTTTGACCGATTTAGCCGCACAACCTAATCCTCGTTGGACAAATTTAGATCTCGACAAACAAAGAAAACAGATTCAAGCTGAATTAAACTCTTGTGGCCCCAAAGATGGCATGATGCGAGTCATGACAAGAATGCCCTTTCAGGAAGCACCAGATTTAGGAAACATTGATTGGGAATCAGAATTAGCAACTTTTCAACCCATTGAATATCCTCAATATTACTGTCAGCCTTTTCATAGTGTTTTAGGAGGATGGTTGTCAGAAATTGCCGCAGTTGGTAATCGAGTTGCAATGGAAGCGGTTTTAGAAAATGCCCATCCACAAAAATCATTGGGAGTAAGAGAAGAAATCGCCCAATTATTTCCTGAAAATGCTCGCCATATTTTAGACTTGGGAGCAGGAGTTTCAGATGATGGAGCAGCTATTGCTCGTCGTCTTCCGAATGCTACGGTAACGGCTTGGGAGGTTTCTCCTTTCATGATTATTGTCGGCCGCCTTCAACAAAAGGATATTCCCAATCTACATTGGAAACATGGTTTAGTAGAAAAAACTGACTTGCCAGATAATTCAGTTGATGGGATCAATATGACTTATCTTCTCCATGAATGTCCTGATGAAATTAAGCAATTAATCCTAGCGGAATGCTGGCGCATTCTCTCTCCAGGTGGTTTGCTTGTCGTCACAGATTCACTCCCTGGCGACTTGTATTCATACAGAGGCTTTTTTGAACCCTATAAAGAGCAATGGCTCAAAATTGACCCAGATAAATTACTTCAAGAAACAGGCTTCATCAATATTAAAGCTTATCAGTTTGCCTATTCTACTTGGACTCGTGTTGGGAGTAAACCTATCTAA
- a CDS encoding DUF3352 domain-containing protein, which produces MKFRPFFITLTLSVILLLSLAGGSLSWILRESPLNLLQGGVTKEPTAAIFVPKQAPVMVSLLVNPDRLDSLARLIASPQNRRRSHQELLTLEKTLLAKTGLDYQTQIQPWLGEEITLAVTSLDFDHDPDNGVKPGYLLAVSTKDQQLAKEFLQTAYSKEAIAGTSDLIFESYKGVNLINQRNPNLTQNTPLSASSVVGNMVLFANDPAVLRQAINNVQVPDLNLKNATGYQDALKTITDPKIGLVYTNFPALSAWLANLPIPELPEITQTLTIAFSIKSEGLVAQTALIGVSGERDRLPALSAPVGALAYLPATTLLTATGTDLNQLWQQIETGLDIDSPLQQVLNRSISYLQEPLGLNLTKDVFPWVQGEFSLGLVPDHDGGEPDWIFVAQKVPDVDINEVLKQFDELAESKGYSAGNLSLSGQTVTVWTKLRTAVKTDKNSLARLEAQVSGVYGEIDDYVIFSTSVEAMSQAISSDSLKLVNTEEFQNIIAGLSPENDGYFYVNWQESEPILTKKLPIARVVEFGVKPLLKNLRSFTLSSEGSEQGIRRATIFFNVGV; this is translated from the coding sequence GTGAAGTTTCGTCCTTTTTTCATCACCCTCACCCTTAGCGTTATTCTGCTTCTCTCCCTTGCGGGTGGGAGTCTCTCTTGGATCTTGAGGGAAAGTCCCCTAAACTTGTTACAGGGAGGGGTTACAAAAGAACCCACGGCAGCCATTTTTGTGCCGAAACAAGCCCCTGTCATGGTATCTTTGTTAGTGAATCCTGATCGCTTAGATTCTCTCGCTCGATTGATCGCTTCTCCTCAAAATCGACGGCGATCGCATCAAGAATTATTAACCCTAGAAAAAACGCTCTTAGCAAAAACAGGATTAGATTATCAAACTCAAATTCAACCCTGGTTAGGGGAAGAAATTACCCTCGCGGTGACTTCTTTGGACTTCGATCATGATCCTGATAATGGAGTTAAACCAGGATATTTATTAGCAGTTTCTACTAAAGATCAACAATTAGCTAAAGAATTCCTGCAAACCGCCTATTCTAAGGAAGCGATCGCGGGAACATCTGACTTGATTTTTGAATCCTATAAAGGGGTTAATTTAATCAACCAACGTAACCCTAACCTGACCCAAAATACGCCCTTATCTGCGAGTTCTGTGGTAGGAAATATGGTACTTTTTGCTAATGATCCTGCTGTCCTAAGGCAAGCGATTAATAATGTTCAGGTTCCTGATTTAAACTTAAAAAATGCAACGGGTTATCAAGATGCTTTAAAGACAATTACTGATCCCAAAATTGGGTTGGTATATACTAACTTTCCGGCCCTTTCTGCTTGGTTAGCTAATTTACCTATTCCTGAATTACCAGAAATCACTCAAACCCTAACTATTGCCTTTTCCATCAAATCTGAGGGGTTAGTGGCCCAAACTGCCTTAATTGGAGTCTCAGGAGAAAGGGATCGTCTCCCTGCTTTATCGGCCCCAGTGGGAGCATTAGCTTATCTTCCAGCTACGACTTTATTAACAGCAACGGGAACAGACTTAAATCAATTATGGCAGCAAATTGAAACAGGATTAGATATTGATAGTCCCTTACAACAGGTCTTAAATCGTTCAATAAGCTATCTCCAAGAACCTTTAGGATTGAATTTAACTAAAGATGTGTTTCCTTGGGTGCAAGGGGAATTTAGTTTAGGCTTAGTGCCTGATCATGATGGGGGTGAACCGGATTGGATTTTTGTGGCTCAAAAAGTTCCTGATGTCGATATCAATGAGGTGTTAAAACAATTTGATGAATTGGCAGAAAGTAAGGGTTATAGTGCGGGTAATTTATCTTTGTCAGGGCAGACAGTTACGGTTTGGACAAAGCTAAGAACGGCAGTTAAAACTGATAAAAATAGTTTAGCCCGTTTGGAAGCACAAGTTAGCGGTGTTTATGGAGAAATTGATGATTATGTCATCTTTTCTACCTCAGTAGAAGCCATGTCTCAGGCAATTTCTTCTGATTCTCTAAAGTTAGTTAATACGGAAGAATTTCAGAACATTATTGCAGGATTATCCCCAGAAAATGACGGTTATTTCTATGTAAATTGGCAGGAAAGTGAGCCAATTTTAACGAAGAAGTTACCCATTGCGCGAGTTGTAGAATTTGGGGTTAAACCTTTATTAAAAAATCTCCGATCTTTTACCTTAAGTAGTGAAGGCAGCGAACAAGGAATTCGTCGTGCAACTATTTTCTTTAATGTTGGGGTTTAA
- a CDS encoding rhodanese-like domain-containing protein: MYQDQSLPVITVEELSTRLANDGTGLQLIDVREPEEVAIAYIEGFEVLPLSQFAQWSEEIDSRFDPNKETFVICHHGMRSAQMCLWLLNNGFSNVKNIRGGIAAYSLRVDSSIPQY; this comes from the coding sequence ATGTATCAAGATCAATCCCTTCCAGTTATTACTGTTGAAGAACTCTCTACCCGTTTAGCTAATGACGGGACTGGGTTACAATTAATAGATGTGCGAGAACCCGAAGAAGTTGCAATCGCCTATATCGAAGGTTTTGAGGTACTTCCTCTTAGTCAATTTGCTCAATGGTCAGAAGAAATTGACAGCCGTTTTGATCCCAATAAAGAGACCTTTGTGATCTGTCATCATGGAATGCGATCTGCTCAAATGTGTCTTTGGTTACTCAACAATGGCTTTAGTAATGTTAAAAATATAAGAGGAGGCATTGCGGCTTATTCTTTGCGAGTTGATAGCAGTATTCCTCAATATTAA
- the hrcA gene encoding heat-inducible transcriptional repressor HrcA, translated as MMVPTSLNKRYQNILRATVKHYIVTAEPVGSKTLLEEYNFSVSSATIRNTLGQLEKAGFLYQPYTSAGRIPSDCGYRIYVDNLMTLDEKIGQKIERQLSQKLKWETYNFETALQRATQILANLSGYIALITLPQTSPHQLRHLQLIQASEKQVMLIVVTDSYQTQSILIDLPTAFVKDNDDWLAEELQILSNFLNHQLKGKSLLEFTHLDWQKIDQEFLEYTDFLKTLLKQLQKYLKSSMSTPIMIHGVSEVLRQPEFSQLQQVQMLIHLLEEEKDQLLPLIFDVPETDILNKRVSVRIGAENPLESMRPCTLISANYCQGDTPVGSVGIIGPTRMLYEHTIPLVESTADYLSEALS; from the coding sequence ATGATGGTTCCAACTTCTTTAAATAAACGTTATCAAAACATTTTACGGGCAACGGTTAAACATTATATTGTCACCGCGGAACCTGTAGGATCAAAAACCCTCCTTGAAGAATACAATTTTAGTGTTAGTTCGGCGACAATTCGTAATACATTAGGACAACTCGAAAAAGCAGGATTTTTGTATCAACCTTATACCTCTGCGGGACGTATTCCCTCAGATTGTGGTTATCGAATTTATGTTGATAATTTAATGACCCTAGATGAAAAAATTGGGCAAAAAATTGAACGACAACTAAGTCAAAAATTGAAGTGGGAAACCTATAATTTTGAAACAGCTTTACAAAGAGCAACCCAAATCTTGGCAAATTTAAGCGGTTATATTGCTTTAATTACCTTACCCCAAACTTCTCCTCATCAATTACGTCATCTTCAGTTAATCCAAGCATCAGAAAAACAAGTAATGTTAATTGTGGTGACGGATAGTTATCAAACTCAATCAATTTTAATTGATCTTCCTACGGCTTTTGTCAAAGACAATGATGATTGGTTAGCGGAGGAACTACAAATTCTTTCTAACTTTCTAAATCATCAATTAAAAGGTAAGTCTCTATTAGAATTCACTCATTTAGATTGGCAAAAAATAGATCAAGAATTTCTAGAATATACCGACTTTCTGAAAACCCTATTAAAACAGTTACAAAAATATTTGAAATCTTCAATGTCTACCCCGATTATGATTCATGGGGTGTCAGAAGTTTTGCGACAACCCGAATTTTCTCAATTGCAACAAGTACAGATGTTAATTCATCTCTTAGAAGAAGAGAAAGATCAACTCTTACCCTTAATTTTTGATGTCCCCGAAACTGATATTTTAAATAAACGAGTTAGTGTTAGAATCGGAGCAGAAAATCCTTTAGAATCAATGCGTCCTTGTACCTTGATTTCTGCTAACTATTGTCAAGGAGATACCCCTGTTGGTAGTGTAGGGATTATTGGTCCCACTAGAATGTTATATGAGCATACTATCCCTTTGGTAGAATCAACTGCTGATTATTTATCAGAAGCATTAAGCTAA